The following coding sequences are from one Neovison vison isolate M4711 chromosome X, ASM_NN_V1, whole genome shotgun sequence window:
- the AKAP17A gene encoding A-kinase anchor protein 17A has product MAAATIVHDTSEAVELCPPYGLYLKPITKMTISVALPQLKQPGKSISNWEVMERLKGMVHNHQFSTLRISKSTMDFIRFEGEVENKSLVKSFLACLDGKTIKLSGFSDILKVRAAEFKIDFPTRHDWDSFFRDAKDMNETLPGERPDTIHLEGLPCRWFALKESGSEKPSEEVLVKVFEKFGEIRNVDIPMLDPYREEMTGRNFHTFSFGGHLNFEAYVQYREYVGFIQAMSALRGMKLMYKGEDGKAVACNIKVSFDSTKHLSDASIKKRQLERQKLQELEQQREEQKRREKEAEERQRAEERKQKQLEELERERKREEKLRRREQKQRDRELRRSQKKLEKLQAQEQKQLQEKIRLEERKLLLAQRNLQSIRLIAELLSRAKAAKLQEQERKDASLRLQQLEERRRRQEAELRRVEEEKERALGLQRKERELRERLLSILLSKKADDPRARDELALSHAQLLQPVLDILQTVSAGCVGAAALHPLGGQPPPDTPKDTPPRPESDGTPRNGTGSIPEEVPCKEGPDSRLAAAGDASPDKRCPGVLACIPDNNQQPKGLPAAWDQNTPKKDIRSEQDKCNREPSGSRGRASGGRAEDERHKRERSRPRRAGSREDGRQARKERRQHKKRSRQDDSPPRRSASPAHSRSRRSHSRERSSRRERSRDRRGGSGRKRSRHRHSERDRSRSGSPSRHRSTWNR; this is encoded by the exons ATGGCCGCGGCCACCATCGTGCACGACACGTCTGAGGCGGTGGAGCTGTGCCCCCCGTACGGCCTGTACCTGAAGCCCATCACGAAGATGACCATCAGCGTGGCGCTGCCACAGCTGAAGCAGCCGGGCAAGTCCATCTCCAACTGGGAGGTGATGGAGCGGCTGAAGGGCATGGTGCACAATCACCAGTTCTCCACGCTGCGCATCTCCAAGAGCACCATGGACTTCATCCGCTTCGAGGGCGAGGTGGAGAACAAGAGCCTGGTCAAGTCCTTCCTGGCCTGCCTGGACGGCAAGACCATCAAGCTCAGCGGCTTCTCCGACATCCTCAAGGTGCGCGCCGCCGAGTTCAAGATCGACTTCCCCACGCGCCACGACTGGGACTCCTTCTTCCGCGACGCCAAGGACATGAACGAGACGCTGCCCGGGGAGCGGCCGGACACCATCCACCTGGAGGGCCTGCCCTGCCGGTGGTTCGCCCTCAAGGAGTCGGGCTCCGAGAAGCCCAGCGAGGAGGTGCTGGTCAAGGTGTTTGAGAAGTTCGGGGAGATCCGCAACGTGGACATCCCCATGCTGGACCCCTACCGGGAGGAGATGACCGGCCGCAACTTCCACACCTTCAGTTTCGGGGGACACTTGAACTTCGAGGCCTACGTGCAGTACCGCGAGTACGTGGGCTTCATCCAGGCCATGAGCGCCCTGCGCGGCATGAAGCTCATGTACAAGGGGGAGGACGGCAAGGCCGTGGCCTGCAACATCAAG GTCTCTTTCGACTCCACCAAGCACCTGAGCGACGCGTCCATTAAGAAGCGGCAGCTGGAGAGGCAGAAGCTGCAGGAactggagcagcagagggaggagcagaagcgCCGCGAGAAGGAGGCGGAGGAGCGGCAGCGCGCCGAGGAGAG GAAACAGAAGCAGCTGGAGGAGCTGGAGCGGGAGCGGAAGCGCGAGGAGAAGCTGCGCCGGCGGGAGCAGAAGCAGCGGGACCGTGAGCTGCGCCGCAGCCAGAAGAAGCTGGAGAAGCTGCAGGCGCAGGAGCAGAAGCAGCTGCAGGAGAAGATCCGGCTGGAGGAGCGCAAGCTGCTCCTGGCCCAGCGCAACCTGCAGTCCATCCGCCTCATCGCCGAGCTGCTCAGCAGGGCCAAG GCCGCGAAGCTGCAGGAGCAGGAGCGGAAGGACGCGTCGCTGCGGCTGCAGCAGCTGgaggagcggcggcggcggcaggagGCGGAGCTGCGGCgcgtggaggaggagaaggagcgcGCGCTGGGGCTGCAGCGCAAGGAGCGGGAGCTGCGGGAGCGGCTGCTCAGCATCCTGCTCAGCAAGAAGGCGGACGACCCGCGCGCGCGCGACGAGCTCGCGCTCTCCCACGCGCAGCTGCTGCAGCCCGTGCTGGACATCCTGCAGACCGTGTCGGCCGGCTGCGTGGGCGCCGCCGCCCTGCACCCGCTGGGGGGCCAGCCGCCCCCCGACACGCCGAAGGACACCCCGCCGCGCCCGGAGAGCGACGGCACGCCCAGGAACGGGACCGGGAGCATCCCCGAGGAGGTCCCGTGCAAGGAAGGCCCCGATTCTCGCCTGGCCGCCGCGGGGGACGCCTCCCCGGACAAGAGGTGCCCCGGCGTCCTCGCCTGCATTCCCGACAACAACCAGCAGCCCAAGGGCCTGCCCGCTGCCTGGGACCAGAACACGCCCAAAAAGGACATCCGTTCCGAGCAAGACAAGTGTAACCGGGAGCCCAGCGGGAGCCGAGGCCGGGCCAGCGGGGGCCGCGCGGAGGACGAGCGGCACAAGCGGGAGAGGAGCCGGCCGCGGCGGGCGGGCAGTCGGGAGGACGGGAGGCAGGCGCGGAAGGAGCGGCGGCAGCACAAGAAGCGCTCGCGCCAGGACGACAGCCCTCCGCGGCGGAGCGCGAGCCCCGCGCACAGCCGGTCCCGCAGGTCGCACAGCAGAGAGCGGTCCAGCCGCCGGGAGAGGAGCCGAGACCGCAGGGGCGGCTCGGGCCGGAAGCGTAGCCGCCATCGCCACAGCGAGCGGGACAGGTCGCGCTCAGGGTCCCCCAGCCGGCACCGCAGCACCTGGAACAGGTAA
- the LOC122896723 gene encoding vegetative cell wall protein gp1-like, with the protein MPHPLVPPPLADPSPHPSPSLPDPSSPSCPCVQAPIPDRWFRRPRRQQARQAPGIPGPHRTLALLDPQLPGAPSLHSPPPRPPVPQVPASPALTCPQLPRAPSLQTSPPLTAPPEPPALTDPAPAAPRAPDPRRARSPQNLLSSGPGASQPPAARDPRRPRFPQPPELRALADPSPSQTPAVTGPEPSQTSAPQNLLSSDPSPSQPLEPPQPLTLADPRPPAAPGARDPGRPQPPRPPELRALADPSPSQTSASRSAPSPPEPRPSQTSAPRSPPEPPAPQNLRGSQPSAPDPSQPPEPRDPRSPRPPPPSPQAPGPPAPQPPRPPRPRPGSRKGVVPGTRSPARGSACAPGRRRPGPSSPPSPDDPGSRGLPARRRHRPPQAPPTPPAAAAARPCDAFPLPALDPRKRARGGSLFRLPALAPPLGGTSGRPPRGAGLGGAKDGLGLCTARARVRPAPPRHHLRAGSNRGPYLRARARSPAGSPAGAEPARTSDRCRERASQTARPEHGL; encoded by the coding sequence atgccccaccccctggtacccccacctctaGCAGACCCCAGCCCCCAtccatccccctccctcccagaccccagctccccttcctgcccctgTGTCCAAGCCCCCATCCCAGACCGCTGGTTCCGAAGACCCCGCAGGCAGCAGGCCCGGCAAGCCCCAGGGATCCCCGGCCCTCACAGAACACTGGCCCTCCTGGACCCCCAGCTCCCTGGAGCCCCCAGCCttcacagcccccccccccgtccccccgTCCCCCAGGTGCCGGCATCCCCAGCCCTCACGTGCCCCCAGCTCCCCAGAGCTCCCAGTCTTCAGACATCCCCGCCCCTCACAGCCCCCCCGGAGCCCCCGGCCCTGACAGACCCGGCCCCTGCAGCCCCCAGAGCCCCCGATCCTCGCAGAGCTAGGTCTCCCCAGAATCTCCTGTCCTCAGGCCCCGGCGCCTCGCAGCCCCCCGCAGCCCGTGACCCTCGCAGACCCCGGTTCCCGCAGCCTCCAGAGCTCCGGGCCCTCGCAGACCCCAGCCCCTCGCAGACCCCGGCGGTGACAGGCCCCGAGCCCTCGCAGACCTCGGCCCCCCAGAACCTCCTGTCCTCAGACCCCAGCCCCTCTCAGCCCCTAGAGCCCCCACAGCCCCTGACCCTCGCAGATCCCCGACCCCCCGCAGCCCCCGGAGCCCGTGACCCTGGCAGACCCCAGCCCCCGCGGCCCCCAGAGCTCCGGGCCCTCGCAGACCCCAGCCCCTCGCAGACCTCGGCCTCCCGCAGCGCCCCCAGCCCTCCGGAGCCCCGACCCTCGCAGACCTCGGCCCCCCGCAGCCCCCCggagcccccagccccccagaaCCTCCGCGGCTCCCAGCCCTCAGCCCCCGACCCTTCGCAGCCCCCCGAGCCCCGGGACCCCCGCAGCCCCCGGCCCCCCCCACCATCCCCGCAAGCCCccggcccccccgccccgcagccCCCGCGGCCCCCGCGGCCCCGGCCCGGCTCGCGGAAAGGCGTGGTCCCGGGGACTCGCTCACCGGCGCGGGGCTCCGCCTGCgcccccggccgccgccgcccagGCCCGAGCTCACCGCCGTCCCCCGACGACCCCGGCAGCCGCGGCCTCCCCGCCCGGCGCCGCCACCGTCCGCCGCAGGCGCCCCCGACGccacccgccgccgccgccgcccgcccctgTGACGCATTTCCGCTTCCGGCCCTGGACCCGCGGAAGCGGGCGCGCGGCGGCTCCCTGTTTCGTCTGCCGGCTCTGGCTCCGCCCCTAGGCGGGACTTCCGGGAGGCCTCCGcgcggggcggggctggggggggcgAAGGACGGGCTCGGGCTCTGCACTGCGCGTGCGCGagtccgccccgccccccccaggcACCACCTGCGCGCGGGCTCTAACCGCGGGCCTTACCTGCGGGCGCGCGCGCGCTCACCGGCCGGAAGCCCGGCAGGTGCAGAGCCTGCGCGTACGTCGGATCGCTGTCGGGAGCGCGCATCGCAGACAGCACGGCCGGAGCACGGTCTGTAA